In Methylobacterium aquaticum, the following are encoded in one genomic region:
- a CDS encoding ATP-binding cassette domain-containing protein codes for MTALLTADGLGKTYPGTGWRKAVRPVLAGIDLALAEGECVALIGRSGSGKSTLARLLLGLEDADAGTVRFRGTPLGTLDRDGRRALRAAVQMVLQDPLSAVNPRHTVGRIVAEPLRHLTGLSRPEREARVAETLDMVGLDPAAAGRLPGQLSGGQVQRVGLARALATRPALIVLDEAVSNLDAPRQVDILDRLSDLRRRHGTAFLLVTHDVRLARRFADRVVVLSEGRIVDMSACRPALALTHPAARALLDAVLPAMP; via the coding sequence ATGACGGCGTTGCTGACGGCGGACGGGCTCGGCAAGACCTATCCGGGCACCGGCTGGCGGAAGGCCGTCCGGCCGGTCCTGGCCGGGATCGACCTCGCCCTGGCGGAGGGCGAGTGCGTCGCCCTGATCGGCCGCAGCGGCTCGGGCAAGAGCACGCTCGCCCGCCTGCTCCTCGGGCTGGAAGACGCCGATGCCGGGACGGTGCGGTTTCGCGGCACGCCCCTCGGCACCCTCGACCGCGACGGCCGGCGGGCCCTGCGCGCCGCCGTGCAGATGGTGCTCCAGGATCCGCTCTCCGCGGTGAACCCCCGGCACACGGTCGGGCGGATCGTCGCCGAGCCCCTGCGCCACCTGACCGGCCTGTCGCGCCCCGAGCGGGAGGCGCGGGTTGCCGAGACCCTCGACATGGTCGGCCTCGATCCCGCCGCGGCCGGCCGCCTGCCCGGCCAGCTCTCCGGTGGCCAGGTGCAGCGGGTGGGGCTCGCCCGGGCGCTCGCCACCCGGCCCGCCCTCATCGTCCTCGACGAGGCGGTCTCGAACCTGGACGCGCCGCGCCAGGTCGATATCCTCGACCGCCTGTCGGACCTGCGCCGCCGGCACGGGACCGCCTTCCTCCTCGTCACCCACGACGTGCGGCTGGCGCGCCGCTTCGCCGACCGGGTCGTGGTGCTGAGCGAGGGGCGGATCGTCGACATGTCGGCGTGCAGGCCGGCCCTCGCCCTGACGCACCCGGCGGCGCGCGCCCTCCTGGACGCCGTCCTGCCGGCCATGCCTTGA
- a CDS encoding ATP-binding cassette domain-containing protein has product MSAGTLRIEGLSIQTWRGREPVPLVRDVTLDLHRGEVLALVGASGSGKSLACAGLLGVLPPGTKAAGGRILLDGAEVRPAALRGRAVASVLQAPRTAFNPLRTIRDHAGETLAVAGISGRAGRGAMTEALREVLDAVGLGEDPGVPDLYPFQMSGGMLQRAMIALALLSRAPFLVADEPTTDLDLVAQAGILDLLARLVRTHDLGLLIVTHDFGVVARLADRVAVMEDGRIVETGEAARLFAAPAHPATQALLAAHRALHEVMA; this is encoded by the coding sequence GTGAGCGCGGGGACGCTGCGCATCGAGGGCCTGTCCATCCAGACTTGGCGCGGGCGCGAGCCGGTGCCCCTGGTGCGGGACGTGACCCTGGACCTGCACAGAGGCGAGGTCCTGGCCCTCGTCGGCGCCAGCGGCTCCGGCAAGTCGCTCGCCTGCGCCGGCCTCCTCGGCGTGCTGCCGCCGGGCACGAAGGCGGCGGGCGGGCGCATCCTCCTCGACGGCGCGGAGGTGCGGCCCGCCGCCTTGCGCGGCCGGGCCGTCGCCAGCGTGCTCCAGGCCCCGCGCACCGCCTTCAACCCCCTGCGGACGATCCGCGACCATGCCGGCGAGACCCTGGCGGTGGCGGGAATCAGCGGCCGGGCCGGGCGGGGGGCCATGACCGAGGCCCTGCGGGAGGTCCTGGACGCGGTCGGGCTCGGCGAGGATCCGGGCGTGCCGGACCTCTACCCGTTCCAGATGTCGGGCGGGATGCTGCAACGGGCGATGATCGCCCTGGCGCTCCTCTCCCGGGCGCCCTTCCTCGTCGCCGACGAGCCGACCACCGACCTCGACCTCGTCGCGCAGGCCGGCATCCTCGATCTCCTCGCCCGGCTCGTCCGCACGCACGACCTGGGATTGCTGATCGTGACCCACGATTTCGGCGTCGTCGCCCGCCTCGCCGACCGGGTGGCGGTGATGGAGGACGGCCGCATCGTCGAGACGGGCGAGGCCGCCCGACTGTTCGCTGCGCCCGCGCATCCGGCGACGCAGGCTCTTCTCGCCGCCCATCGCGCGCTGCACGAGGTCATGGCATGA
- the nikB gene encoding nickel ABC transporter permease subunit NikB, giving the protein MLRFAAARLALIPPMLLGVSLLVFTMLRLGPGDPALDYLRLSQVPPTDAAIADARAMLGLDRAFAVQYLDWLRHALQGDFGLSYATRRPVLPELLGYLPATLELAGTALVVSLATSLPLGAWAAGHRGGWQDRLVRGIAVLGVSLPNFWVAFLLVAAFSVWLGWLPAMGSGTALHLVMPALAIGLMSLSVNARLLRASMLEVAGARHVLYARLRGLPERAVTRRHVFRNALVPVVTATGMHVGELLGGALVVETIFSWPGIGRYAVSAIYDRDYPVIQCFTLVMTVVFVLSNLAVDLVYAWLDPRIRLGGDAA; this is encoded by the coding sequence ATGCTGCGCTTTGCCGCCGCCCGCCTGGCGCTGATCCCCCCGATGCTGCTCGGCGTCTCGCTCCTCGTCTTCACCATGCTGCGGCTGGGGCCGGGCGACCCGGCGCTCGACTACTTGCGCCTGTCGCAGGTCCCGCCGACCGATGCGGCCATCGCCGATGCGCGGGCGATGCTCGGCCTCGACCGGGCCTTCGCGGTCCAGTACCTCGACTGGCTGCGGCACGCGCTGCAGGGCGATTTCGGCCTCTCCTACGCCACCCGCCGGCCGGTGCTGCCGGAGCTTCTGGGCTACCTGCCCGCCACCCTCGAACTCGCCGGGACGGCGCTCGTGGTCAGCCTCGCCACGAGCCTGCCGCTCGGCGCCTGGGCGGCCGGGCATCGCGGCGGATGGCAGGACCGGCTGGTGCGCGGCATCGCGGTGCTCGGGGTCTCGCTGCCGAATTTCTGGGTCGCCTTCCTGCTCGTCGCGGCCTTCTCGGTGTGGCTCGGCTGGCTGCCGGCGATGGGGAGCGGCACGGCGCTCCACCTCGTCATGCCGGCGCTCGCGATCGGCCTGATGTCGCTCTCGGTCAATGCCCGGCTCCTGCGGGCGAGCATGCTGGAGGTCGCGGGCGCACGCCACGTGCTCTACGCCCGCCTGCGCGGTCTTCCCGAGCGCGCCGTGACCCGCCGCCACGTGTTTCGCAACGCCCTCGTGCCCGTCGTCACGGCGACGGGGATGCATGTCGGCGAGCTCCTGGGCGGCGCGCTGGTGGTCGAGACGATCTTTTCCTGGCCGGGCATCGGCCGCTACGCCGTCTCGGCGATCTACGACCGCGACTATCCGGTGATCCAGTGCTTCACCCTGGTGATGACGGTGGTGTTCGTCCTGAGCAACCTCGCGGTCGACCTCGTCTATGCCTGGCTCGATCCGCGCATCCGCCTCGGGGGAGACGCCGCGTGA